The nucleotide sequence AAGGATATTCTTGATTATAAACCTTCCGTTTCATTTGATGAAGGGTTAAAATATACTCATAAATGGTTTGTTGATAATTGGGAAAATATTGAAGAAAGTGCAGAATTTGATTATTAGAATTTATTTAATTAAATAATTTCTAATTATCTTTTTATTATTTATTATTAGTTTTTAAATTACTAATTTATTGTTTATTAGTTATTTAGTGAATTATTAGTTATTAATTTATTATTAATGGATTATTTTTATTTAAATTAGTGAACTATTGTTTGTTAATTTAAAATATATTATTTTATTATAGATTTTTAATTAAATTTTTAATTAATATAATTTGGAGGTTTAAAATGAATTATAAAGAATGTATTGACTTTGCTAATGAAAATCCTGTAGCTTGGTTAGCTACTTCTGATAAAGATCAACCTCATGTGAGAGCTATGGGTATGTGGTTTGCTGCTGAAACTGGCTTTTATTTTCAAGCATCTACTGTGAAAGAATTAGTTAATCAAATTAAGGAAAATCCTAAAATTGAAATAGCATTTTTTAGACCAGATGAAGGTACTGGTAAAATGCTTAGAGTTGAAGGAAAAGCAGAAATTATCAAGGATATTGGAATGAAAAAGAAATGTTTAGAAGATAGGCCATTTTTAAAAGACTTAGGTTTAACTGCTGAGAGTGATGAGCTATTTTTATTTAGAATTCACCATGGAAAAGCTCATTTCTGGACTATGGAAACAAACTTGCTTCCTAAAGAAATAATTGAGTTTTAATATTTTATATTTTTCAATATTTTGAATATTTTCAATATTTTTATTATTTTCATTTTTAAATCATTTAAACTTTAATATATTTAAATCTTCAAATTTTCAAATATTTAAATAGCAAATCATTAAGATATTGTAAATATTTTAATTTTTTTTAAATTATGTATTTTTTGTAATTTTTTATATATTTTTATTTATTTTTATTTATTTTTATATTTTTTAATATTTCAGATATTTTTTAGATATTAAACTGGATATCTATTTTAAATATTTTAAATATTAAGATTATATTAGATATTGTATTAGATAATTATTTTAAATATAAGAATTAATTAGATAATATGAAAATTTTAGTTGTTCAAGAATCAGACTGGATAGAAAGAAATCCTCATCAACAACATCATCTTATGGATAGGTTAGCTATTAGAGGTCATGAGATTCATGTAATTGATTATCCAATTGATTGGCCGAAAGAATCTTCTAAAGGATTAATATATCCTAAAAAAACTTTCCATAACATATCTAAAGTTGATGAAAGAGCCAATATTCAAGTTATTCGCCCAGGATTTATTAAACTTCCTATTTTGAGCTATGTGTCTTTAGCTAATTCTCATAGAAATGAAATCAATAAACAAGTTAAAGAATTTAAACCTGATGTTATTGTTGGTCTTGGTCTTATGAATGCTTATATAGCTTCTAAAATAGCTAAAAAGAATAATATTCCATTTATTTATTATTTAATTGATGTATTATATACATTAATTCCTGAAAAATCCTTACAATCTTTTGGAAAACGAGTTAATGAAAAAGCAGTATCTAATTCTGATCTAGTAATTACAATTAATGAACAACTTAGAACTTTAGCTATTGAACTTGGTGCTCCTAGGGATAATACTATTATAATTGATGCTGGGATTGATTTTGACTCTTATAATCCTGACTTAGATGATACTGCAATTAGAAATGAATGGGGTATTAATGAAGATGATACTGTTCTTTTCTTTATGGGATGGATTTATAATTTTGCAGGTATGAAAGAATTAGCTATTGAGCTAGGTAAGAAAAAAGAGGATTATCCTAATATGAAAATAGTCATCGTTGGTGATGGTGATGCCTATGATGATATGGTTAAAATTAAAAAAGAATATGAAATGGATAATCAGCTAATTTTAACAGGCAAACAACCTTACACTAAGATTCCTGAGTTTTTAGCTATGGCAGATTTTTGCCTTCTTCCAGCTTACATTGATGAAGAGATAATGCAAGATATTGTACCAATTAAACTATATGAGTATTTAGCTATGAAAAAAGTTGTAATAGCTACTAAACTCCCTGGTATATTTAAAGAATTTGGTGAAGATCATGGTATTGAATATATTAATGAA is from Methanobrevibacter sp. TMH8 and encodes:
- a CDS encoding pyridoxamine 5'-phosphate oxidase family protein — translated: MNYKECIDFANENPVAWLATSDKDQPHVRAMGMWFAAETGFYFQASTVKELVNQIKENPKIEIAFFRPDEGTGKMLRVEGKAEIIKDIGMKKKCLEDRPFLKDLGLTAESDELFLFRIHHGKAHFWTMETNLLPKEIIEF
- a CDS encoding glycosyltransferase, with the protein product MKILVVQESDWIERNPHQQHHLMDRLAIRGHEIHVIDYPIDWPKESSKGLIYPKKTFHNISKVDERANIQVIRPGFIKLPILSYVSLANSHRNEINKQVKEFKPDVIVGLGLMNAYIASKIAKKNNIPFIYYLIDVLYTLIPEKSLQSFGKRVNEKAVSNSDLVITINEQLRTLAIELGAPRDNTIIIDAGIDFDSYNPDLDDTAIRNEWGINEDDTVLFFMGWIYNFAGMKELAIELGKKKEDYPNMKIVIVGDGDAYDDMVKIKKEYEMDNQLILTGKQPYTKIPEFLAMADFCLLPAYIDEEIMQDIVPIKLYEYLAMKKVVIATKLPGIFKEFGEDHGIEYINEAKEVLSLAQLILDNGNYEKIANSGREFVKDNDWNVITDNFEKVLLNLINNIDFN